A window of the Lactuca sativa cultivar Salinas chromosome 5, Lsat_Salinas_v11, whole genome shotgun sequence genome harbors these coding sequences:
- the LOC111910082 gene encoding uncharacterized protein LOC111910082 — MGFSSIQKCAAALRYLGYGIAFDASDEYLKISERTAVECVDWFSACVYEVFHEEYLRKPTQRDIERLYSAHEERHGFPGMLGSLDCTHVAWEKCPTAWRGQFTRGDIGEPTIILEAVASQDLWIWHAFFGVAGSNNDLNVLGQSPLFNDIWTGKAPDMTFTVNGHAYKYGYYLGDGIYPDYSTLMKAYSVPRSEKAKLFTKKQESARKDIERAFGVLKQTWHVVKYATRLWDKERIKRMVLACIIMHNMIIEDEGREICTYDPNDVVVPIEEFVPGTNAFLERVVEIHNSETCFNLREDVAEHLYQHSMNDD; from the coding sequence ATGGGTTTTAGTAGTATACAAAAATGTGCGGCTGCTCTTAGGTATTTGGGATACGGTATAGCATTTGATGCATCTGACGAATACTTGAAAATATCCGAGAGGACCGCAGTTGAATGTGTAGATTGGTTTTCTGCATGTGTTTATGAGGTTTTTCACGAAGAATATTTGCGTAAACCTACTCAACGTGATATTGAGAGATTATATTCGGCTCATGAAGAGAGGCATGGATTTCCCGGTATGCTTGGTAGTCTAGATTGTACGCATGTGGCTTGGGAAAAATGTCCAACTGCATGGCGAGGTCAGTTCACTCGAGGAGATATAGGTGAACCAACTATCATCCTAGAAGCTGTTGCATCTCAAGATTTGTGGATATGGCATGCCTTTTTTGGAGTAGCGGGGTCTAACAACGACCTTAATGTTCTTGGTCAGTCTCCACTTTTCAACGATATTTGGACCGGCAAAGCACCTGATATGACGTTCACGGTAAACGGGCACGCGTACAAATATGGTTACTACCTTGGTGATGGGATATACCCGGATTATTCTACATTGATGAAGGCATACTCAGTTCCTCGAAGTGAAAAAGCAAAATTGTTTACAAAAAAACAGGAATCAGCGAGAAAGGATATCGAGAGGGCATTTGGAGTCCTTAAGCAAACATGGCATGTAGTGAAATATGCTACACGACTTTGGGATAAAGAAAGAATTAAGCGAATGGTCCTAGCATGTATTAtaatgcataatatgattattgaaGATGAAGGTCGAGAGATTTGCACGTATGATCCGAACGAcgttgtcgttccaattgaggagTTCGTACCCGGAACGAATGCTTTTTTGGAGCGAGTTGTCGAAATTCATAACAGTGAAACGTGTTTCAATCTTCGAGAAGATGTCGCGGAACATTTGTACCAACATAGCATGAACGACGATTAg